The Burkholderia mayonis DNA window GGGGCGCTGACGCGGTACTCGTCCATCATGGCTACTTCTGGCGCAATGAGGCGCCGCAAATCACGGGCCGCAAGTACCAGCGCCTGAAGCGCCTGCTCGCGAACGACCTGAACCTGTTCGCGTTTCACCTGCCGCTCGACGCGCACCCCGAGTTCGGCAACAACGCGCAGCTCGGCGAACGCCTCGGCCTGATCGGCGACGCCCGTTTCGGCGACCAAGACCTCGGCTGGCTCGCGACGCTGCCGATGCCCGTCACGCTCGAGCACTTCACCGCGAAGGTCGAGAATACGCTAGGCCGCACGCCGCTCGTGCTCGGCGATGCGGACCAGCAGCTCCGCCGCGTCGCATGGTGCACGGGCGGCGCGCAAAGTTATTTCGACGCGGCAATCGACGCGGGCGCCGACGTGTTCCTGACGGGCGAAGTGTCCGAGTACGTGACGCACGCGTCGGCCGAGAGCGGCGTCGCGTTCGTTGCGGCGGGGCACCATGCGACCGAGCGCTTCGGCATCCAGGCGCTCGGCCAGCATTTATCGGAACGATTTGATCTCGAGCATATTTTTATCGACATTCATAACCCGGTTTAACTGCGTGAATTGTCGCACCGCATCCAAAGAAAACACGATGCGGTGCGCATTCCGTCGATTATCGGTCCGGAAATTTCGATAGCCCGGGGAAACCCTTGATTAATAATGGCTTCGGAAGGTATTTAACGTCCGGGTCTTGTAAATGCCGACTCCATTCGAGCAAACTAGCGGCGGTGTGAAATGTCGTGACGGAAATCCAACTCGTAATTGGGGCGTGTAATGCGAGACAAAGAAGAGGAACGCGTCGACAGCGGCCGCCGGACATGGCTGATTGCGACATCCGTAGCAGGTGGCGTAGGAGGCGTCGCCACCGTCGTACCTTTCGCGGCGTCGTTGGCGCCGTCTGCCAGGGCCAAGGCGGCGGGCGCGCCCGTCGAGGTCGATATCAGCGCGCTCAAGCCGGGCGAAATGCTCACGGTCGCCTGGCGCGGCAAGCCGGTCTGGGTGCTGAACCGCACCGATGCGATGCTCGCCGACGTCGTCAAGGCCGACAAGGAAGTCGCCGATCCGCAGTCGAAATCCCCGTACTCGATGCCGTTGCCCGCGTATTGCGCGAACGAGTACCGGTCGAGAGCCGACCGCAAGAACATTCTCGTCGTGATGGCGGTGTGCACGCACCTCGGCTGCACGCCGAGCCCGCGCTTCACGCCGGGGCCGCAGCCGAACCTGCCCGACGACTGGCCGGGCGGCTTCCTGTGCCCGTGCCACGGCTCGACTTACGACCTCGCCGGACGGGTCTTCAAGAACAAGCCGGCGCCGCAGAATCTGGACGTCCCGCCTTACATGTTCACGTCGGCCACGATGCTCGTGATCGGCAAGGACGAGAAAGGAGAAGCGTAAATGGCGACCGATAACAAAGAGATCTCCACAACCGGCTTGCTCGGCTGGGTCGACCGGCGCTTTCCCCTGACTTCCACCTGGAAGCAGCATCTTTCCGAGTACTACGCGCCGAAGAACTTCAACGTCTGGTATTTCTTCGGGTCGCTTGCGCTACTCGTGCTCGTCAACCAGATCGTCACGGGCATCTTCCTGACGATGAACTACAAGCCCGACTCGACGCTCGCGTTCGCGTCGGTCGAGTACATCATGCGCGAGGTGCCGTGGGGCTGGCTGATTCGCTACATGCACTCGACGGGCGCGTCGATGTTCTTCGTCGTCGTCTACCTGCACATGTTCCGCGGCCTGCTGTACGGCTCATACCGCAAGCCGCGCGAGCTCGTGTGGATCTTCGGCTGCGCGATCTTCCTGTGCCTGATGGCCGAGGCGTTCTTCGGCTACCTGCTGCCATGGGGGCAGATGTCGTTCTGGGGCGCGCAGGTGATCGTGAACCTGTTCTCGGCGATTCCGTTCATCGGTCCGGACCTGTCGCTGTGGATTCGCGGCGACTACGTCGTGTCCGACGTCACGCTGAACCGCTTCTTCGCGTTTCACGTGATCGCGATTCCGCTCGTTCTGCTCGGGCTCGTCGTCGCGCACCTGATCGCGCTGCACGAAGTGGGGTCGAACAACCCGGACGGCATCGAGATCAAGGAGAAGAAGGACGAGAAGGGCGTGCCGCTCGACGGCATTCCGTTCCACCCGTACTACTCGGTGCACGATTTCTTCGGCGTTTGCGTGTTCCTGATGGTGTTCGCGGCGATCCTGTTCTTCATGCCGGAGATGGGCGGCTACTTCCTCGAGGCAAACAACTTCATCCCGGCGAATCCGCTGCAGACGCCGCCCGAGATCGCGCCCGTCTGGTACTTCACCGCGTTCTACGCGATGCTTCGCGCGACGACCGACCCGTTCAAGATCGTGCTGATGATCGTGCTCGTGGCGTCCGGCCTCTTGGCGCTCGTGCGCGCGCGCGGCAAGTGGAAGATCGCGCTGCCCGCGCTCGCCGCGGCGCTCGTCGTCTTCATGTACTTCACGGAGTCGAAGTTCTGGGGCGTCGTCGTGATGGGCGCGGCCGTCGTCACGCTGTTCTTCCTGCCGTGGCTCGACCGCAGCCCGGTGAAGTCGATCCGCTACCGGCCGTTTTTCCACAAGGTGTTCTTCGGGATCTTCGTCGCCGTGTTCCTGACGCTCGCGTTCCTCGGCACGCGGCCGCCTTCGCCTGCCGCGACGCTGATCGCGCAGGTATGCGCGCTCGTGTATTTCGCGTTCTTCCTCGGCATGCCGTTCTGGACGCCGCTTGGCAAATTCAAGCAGCCGCCCGAACGCGTGCGGTTCAAATCCCACTGACGTGAGCGAGGAGGAATAAGTATGAAGAAATTGCTTTCGACGCTCGCAATGTTTATTGTGTCGGCATGTCTGCTGACGAGCGTATCCGTGCGGGCCGAGGAGGGCGAATTTCCGCTCGACCGTGCGCCCGACAACACGGAGAATCTCGTCTCTTTGCAGCATGGCGCGCAGTTGTTTGTAAACTATTGCCTGAATTGCCATAGTGCGAACCTGATGCGCTACAACCGGCTGACGGATCTCGGTATCTCACAGAAGGAGATCGAGGCGAATCTCCTGTTCACGACCGACAAGGTCGGCAACACGATGAGTGTCGCGATGCGGCCGGAAGACGCGAAGACCTGGCTCGGTGCCGCACCGCCGGATCTGTCCGTCGAAGCGCGCGCCCGCAGCCGTGATTGGCTCTACACGTATCTGCGCACGTTCTACCGCGACGATACGCGGCCGACGGGCTGGAACAACGCCGTGTTCCCGAACGTCGGCATGCCTCACGTGCTGTGGCAGCTTCAAGGGGAGCGCATTGCAAAATTCGAGGAAAAGAAGGACGAGGAAACGGGCGAGAAGGTGAACAAGCTCGTCGGATTCCAGCAGGTGACGCCCGGGACGCTTTCGCCGGTGGATTATGATGCTGCCGTCGGCGACCTGGTCGCGTACCTGAGCTGGATGTCCGAACCGGCGCAACAGACCCGCAAACGCCTCGGCGTGTGGGTGCTGCTGTTCCTCGGTGTCCTGACCTTCTTCGCCTGGCGGCTCAACGCCGCCTACTGGAAAGATATCAAGTAATCACGCCGTGACTGGCGTGGGGTCAGCGCAAGGAAGAGTAGGGTGGTTTTCCGCGCGCTGGCCCTCGGCTTTTTGAGGAAACGCAAACATGATGGTTCTGTATTCCGGCACGACTTGTCCGTTCTCCCAGCGTTGCCGGCTGGTGTTGTTCGAAAAGGGCATGGATTTCGAGATCCGCGACGTCGATCTGTTCAACAAGCCGGAAGACATCGCGGTGATGAATCCGTACGGACAGGTGCCGATTCTCGTCGAACGCGATCTGATCCTGTACGAATCGAACATCATCAACGAGTACATCGACGAGCGCTTCCCGCATCCGCAACTGATGCCGGCCGACCCGGTGCAGCGCGCGCGCGCGCGCCTGTTCCTGCTCAACTTCGAGAAGGAGCTGTTCGTGCACGTGAGCACGCTCGAAAACGAGAAGGGCAAGGCGGCGGAGAAGAGCCACGAGAAGGCGCGCCTCGCGATCCGCGATCGCCTGACACAGCTCGCGCCGATCTTCCTGAAGAACAAGTACATGCTCGGTGAAGAGTTCTCGATGCTCGACGTCGCGATCGCGCCGCTGTTGTGGCGTCTCGACCACTACGGGATCGATCTGTCGAAGAACGCCGCGCCGCTGATGAAGTATGCAGAGCGGATCTTCAGCCGTCCTGCCTATATCGAAGCGCTGACGCCGTCCGAAAAGGTTATGCGTCGTTAAGCTGTATGTGACTGGGGAGCGGATGCGGCGGCGCGACGTCGCCGCATCCGCTTCTGTTCGAGGATGGCGATGCAAGAGATTTCCACGAAGCCGTATCTGCTGCGCGCGCTGTACGAGTGGTGCACGGATAACGGATATACGCCGCACATTGCGGTGCGGGTCGACAAGTCGACGCGCGTGCCGCGGCAGTTCGTGCGCGACGGCGAGATCGTGTTGAACATCAGCTTCGAGGCGACGAGCCAGTTGCAGATGGGCAACGAATGGATCGAGTTCACTGCGCGGTTCTCGGGCAAGGCGCACAAGATCGAGGTGCCGATTGCGAATGTGCTCGCGATCTACGCGCGCGAGAACGGTCAGGGGATGGCGTTTCAGGTCGACGTCGTCGCGGAGGCTGGCGACGATGGCGGCGGCGAGGCGCTTGCCGCTGCGGACGATGGCGACGACGTCGGTGGGCAGGCCGCAGTGACCGATGGCGCGCGGGGCGCAGCGGACGCGGCGCCGGAATCCGGCGATCGCGCGGACGAACCGCCGAAGTCCGATGGCGACGGCGATCGCGCGAAAGGCGGCCGGCCTCGCCTCAAGATTGTGAAATGAGGTAGAATGTTCGGCTCAACGCCGGCTTAGCTCATCTGGTAGAGCAGTTGATTTGTAATCATCAGGTGGCGGGTTCGAGTCCTGCAGCCGGCACCAAATCCCATGCGGGTTCCAGAAATGGGGCCCGCATTTTTTTGTTCTACAAAAAAGCGCTTGTTCTACAAAACGGGCGCGCAAAGGGGCCGACGGGGCATGGTAACGAGACATCGAGATCCAATCTTCGCGACGTATGAAGCCATGCGGCGTCAGGCTCGCAATGGCTACCTTACAGCCGCAACCGGGGACGCCGTCGCGGCGACATACCACGCTGCGCTTGATGTCCTCAGTCGATACCAGCGGGTTCAAGTGACTTCAAGGGTTGCTGGAAAGCAATACGACGCCTTCGAAAGCGACGAAAAGCTCAGCCGACCCATCAATCGCGCACTGTATGACCCGCGCCCCGAGAGGTGGACGGAACTGCGGGCTGCATTGGACGATGCTGAAAATACGCCCCTTCCGGCCGCCGAAGAGATCACGAAGACCCTCTATTCGATGGCCATCTCCTTCTGTGCGGCCATCGATCTTCTAAAGAGGGGCGACCAAAAGACCCCTGGAACGTACTTCGAATATTTTGTGGCGTTCTTCTTCGCTTGGCGAGTTCGTACCGAGCCTCAAAACCGTATCCAGGTACTCAACATCGACGACGAGAACACCGAGTTGCCGACGGACTATCTTTTCAATTTGGGGCGAGGCCAGCGCAAGTTCCACATGCCTATCAAAACCTCCACGCGTGAACGGGCAATCATGCTATGGGCTCACCAGCGACTGCTTGACGGGGTCTACGGGACTGAACGATTCATGGGCACGCCGGTGCTTCTCGCTGAAACGAAAATGGACAGCGAGCGACGTGAAGTGACTGAGATATGCACACCGGAGCAATGGCGTCTGTATCAGATGTACATAGCTCGACTGCAACGAATTTATTATCTTGACATGCCGACAGCCTACGGCGCATTGGCGAACCAGTTCCCGCCATTACACGTGCGGCCCTTCGGCCAATTCTTTCACGAGTGGAACAACTTGGCACCGGTTTAACCGGTGCCTCGGATTATTTGCGAGCCCTCTTTTTTGCTTTGGGCTTGCGATAGACCATAAAGTAAGAATGATTTTTGCGCGCGTGGTATTGCTTCGTCTTTAGCCTTGAAACTCCCGGGCGTCCAGTCTGGACCACGACGAACAAGTCTTCCGTAACAAAACCACGTTTCTCAAGCTCGATCGTGATCTCCACGTGTGTCAGGCGTTGGCGATTCGTGCATACCTCGTCCTGACATTTAACGATATAGATACCGTCCGGCTTAAGAACTCTCATGGCTTCGCGGGCAGAGCGGAAGTAGAGATCAAGCACCGCCTCGTGATATTTCGGTGGCTTGCCGTTTGTCTCTTCCCAAATCTGCTGAACTACATCGTGGTCCTGTTCGGCGTTGTTTGCGTAATAGTTCTCAAAATTTTGATGACCGTTATGCGCGGTCCCGCCGGGCGTATGCATATACGGCGGATCAAAAACCACGGCGTCCATTGACTCATCGCCATAAGGTAGTTTTCTGCTATCAATGCCACCACGAACAAATTCTGGGATCCCCGTTTTCTTTAGGTCCGAAAAATAAATTTCGTATTCCTCAAGGTCAACATTTTTCCAAAAAACGCCTCTCCCGTATGTCACATCGGCAATAACCGACCCCGGAGCAACATAGAGTTCGAGGACGTTCGGAAATACAGCGTCATTCGAATCAACGTAGGCAGAGTGCACCAAATCATTGGTAGCAACGCCGGTATTGACCCGATCGGTTTTCTTGCTCTTTTTCGCTGCTGGCTTTAGAGCAGCTTCAACATCGATAACATCCGAATGGCGCAGCTCAAAATTAGCCACGTCGAGGCTTGATGACATTATGAATTCGTCAGTAAAAGGTGCGAGGAACGCTATGTTTCGGAACTTACTGGTTCGCGGGCTCATGTGCCGTGATCTCCGCAACGAACTTCCAAAGGTGTTCAGGCATAGCTCTGTGTCCCTTTGATTCTGTTGGTAGAAGCCAGTTATCCAATGCACGGCGTTTAGCTCCAATACGCGTAGCGAACTGGTTGCGCGTCATTTGCAACGCTTCCATCGCACCGCGAAGAAAGTCTTGTTGGGAACACGGGGCATCCATAGCAAAGGCGCGAGCCATAGCTGATATATACTCGTTGAGTATATCGCTTAAGAGTTTACTTGAGAAGTCATTTGGTCGGGTTGACGGCAACACCGCGTTTCCGAACGTAGTGCTCTGTCATGGCTTGGCTTCCGTGCCCCAACAATGCCTGTGCGCCGCTCATAGGCAAGCGGCCGGTAGCGGAAATCGATGCGCCCGAAGTCCTCACGGTCCTCAAGCGGATCGACAGTCGCGGTGCTCGTTTCACAGCCCACAAGATTCGCGGCGAGATCAGTCGCGCATTCCGCTACGGAATCAAGGAAGGCTATTGTAAGCTTGATCCGGCTCGTGATCTGGTCAATGCCATTCCACCGGCGCAGACGACGCATTTTGCTTCGATCACGGAGCCGGCGAAGGTCGGCGCCATGCTTCGGGCGTTCGATGGCTTTTCCGGCACGTTTCCCGTCCTCTGCGCGCTCAAGCTCGCACCGATGCTGTTCACTCGACCCGGAGAGCTGCGCAAGGCCGAGTGGGCTCAATTCGATCTTGACAAGGGTGAGTGGCGGTACCTTGTGACGAAGACCTCGACTGAGCATCTGGTTCCGCTCGCGACCCAGGCCGTTCAGATCTTGCGAGAGCTCCACGCACTGACCGGTCACGGTCGCTATGTCTTCCGTACGGTGAGCGGTGTCGCGAGTGACAGAATGATGAAACTCGCGCTTCGTGTACGTTCTGGTCTTGCCCGCAAGCACTGTCGTGCCGGTCAATCTGGAGCGCTTCTGTCTATCGTGGCAACGCTTGGTTCCGTCTGCGTTCGTGCGCGACCGAAAGCGCGGGATCGCTCCAGCGGTTTGTGCTCTGCGACCCATCACACAGCGCCAAGGTTGAGCGATGCGGGCGAGGTGAGCTGTAGCGAGCGCGTGTGCTTCGATTCGATGATGCCCATTTGTTTGTCGTGGTAGGCGCGTGCGACCAACACGCGTCCGTGCACGTCAACGACGTGCGGCCAACCCTGTTGAGCAAGCCACAGGATTTGGCGCGCGCGTTGCGGCGTGCCGGTCAATTCACGCAGTTCTTGGCGGCCGAGATATGCGCCTGCGCCGCGCTGCGGACCGCGGCGTGGATATTCTTGCATGGTGATATTCAACGCGTAAGGGGGGAACACGCAGAACAACTAGTGGACTCGTGGTTTTCGCCAAAATCTCTCATAACTCTTTGATTTTTAAGGTGTGTGTGCGCTATCAATTGCCATCATTCAGGCATGGCAACACCGACAAACTCATGGCCTAAAAAATAGGCAGCGTCTGTTACTGATGGCAAAACGCGCTCAACTCGTGGCAGTCCGTTTCGACCTATGCCTTGCCCTTCCTCGCTTTCTTTCTCTTTCTTTTTCAATGAAATAGAGAGAGAAGAGAGAAGGACGGCGGCGGCCAGCGCAAAAACCGGACTCATGGCAAAAGCGGCTCGACTAGTGGCAAATCGAGGGAGACTCGCGGCGGCACTCGCTTCAAGAATCAATGATTTACGAGCGGACACCGTCGAAATCCACGATTCGCGTGCGCTGCCTGCCCGGTCGCTGTGGAAAAATCCACCCACGCGGCCCCGCTTCCTCTCGGCTCGCGCTGTTGCCCGGCCGTTTCGACTCGCGGGGGGAACGGGGGGAAGTGAACCAAGCGGCGGCCGCGGGTTGGCGTGCGCCGACTGCTGCGCGCATCGGCGCACGCAGCGGAAACCCGATTTCAGGGCCGCTACGCGGCCGGAATGAACGAGGGAAGGGGCACGGCCGCACGGCGGCCGCGATGGCTGAGAGCGGGTCATGCGTGCCCCCGTTCGAGTGCATCGGTCGCCAGGTCATCGCGGATCGACACGTGCAGGCCGAACACGGCCAGGCGCTCGAGCGAAACCGGCGTGAGGTAGGGCACGCGGCGGGTGTAAATGCGGCGCTCGACTTCCTTCTCGCCGACCACGACGCCGGCGTGCTTGAGCTGCGCCTTGAACACGCGGTCGGACTTCACGGGCAGGCCGTTCCATTTGTCGCGCAGCGCGCTCGTGTGCGCGAGGTGGTCCATCACGTGGCCCGTGCGCAGCAACAGGCAGAACTCGCCGTCGACCGTATCGAAGGTGTACGGGTGTTTGTAGTTGCCGCCGTCGATCTCCGACAGCACCGTTTCCATGATCCAGACCCACGGCTCGCGATCGGCGCTCGTCTCGGCGACGTGGCCGTTCATTTCCGCGATCAGGTCATGCGGAAAGCCGCTCGACATAGCGCGCGAGGTCGTGCGGCTCGTGCCGGCCGGCGGCGTCGTGTGCGACCTGTTTGCGGGTTCGGGTACGTTTCTCGCCGCGGCGCGCGAGGCAGGCTTGCACTGGATAGGATGCGAGACGAACGCGACGTATCACGTGATCGCGTCGGCCCGGCTCGACGCTACGACGGATGACTCAGGGGTTCAGGCAGCGCAGCAGTTAAATGAAACGATTCGGCGGACTATTGAATGATGTGATTCAATCTCAATCTAAATGGCGGCGGCAAAATATTAATTCCCATCTCCTATAATAACGTCGGCGCCTTAGAGTCGTTAATGCGCTGGACGGGCTCATTACTATCGGGATAATTAAAAATGTAAATTTTCAGCTACGGGGCGAGCTCTATTTAATCAGTTTCGATGCGAAATTTAATTAATTATTTCGCTAAAAAATAATGTATCACGATAAAAGAGAAGGCGCATGATGATGAAGCCACTCGTGACGAGGACGCCGCGGCGTATCCAACTAGACCATCCATCGCTGGCGAAGTTAGACGTTTCCACATCGCCACCGCCAGCCAACTCGATTACTTCTCGACTCTGGGAAGCATGCTATAGCTTGGCACAAGATGCCCTTAACTCGCCTTACATTCAAGGCATTGCTAACGGTACCTTGCCTCCCTGCAATTACGGGCAATACACAGTGCAAGACGCAGCATACTGCGTTCGGGCAGAGCAAGATTATCGTCTGGTTGAGGCGCGCGCGAAAGAACATCATGAAGACATGCTGGCAGCTTTTGCGCAGGCTCGCTATGAAGGTTATCTGTCTTACACCGGTTCCATCATGAAGTCGTGGCACATCAAAGACATCCTAGCGATTAATCCGAACGATGCAGTAAAAGCTTATGTTGCCCATGAACACTATGTAGCCGAATTCATGGAGCCGATCTATGGCGTCGTCGCAATGATCCCCTGTGATCATCTCTGGTCATGGCTTGCGGAGACGCTTTCGCCGGATAACGTCCCGAACAACCTTTACGACTTTTGGATAAGCGATAACCAAGGTTGGAGTGGCACCTATCGCCTAGAAAATTTTGTCAACAGTTGGTTTGCAGCGCATCCTAAGCAATATGAATGGGAGTCGGCCTTGAAAGCCTACAGGGGGAGCATGCTTGGCGAGGTTGGCGACTTTCGCGTAGCCCTGGAATGATTGTCCAGTTCCATTACATACAGCCGAGGGCCGCATACGATGCCGATCGAATGTGGCCTCTTGCGCGATCGCATCGACGCGGTCCAACGCCGCGGTGAACGGTTCAGCGGTTCAGGTGGCGTAGTAGCCGATCGCGCACGAGCTCGCGATCGGCGTCGGCGAAGCCGAGCACGACGCGGACCGGATACTGCGCGAGCGGGCCGCCCGGCTCGACGGGCGCTTTCTTGCCCTCCTGGTGGACACGTGCGATGCGCGACAGCCGTTCGTCGAAGCCGATCGCCAGGCCCGCGTCGTCAACGTCGATTCGCAGATAGCGCGCCGCGCGCAGCTTCCGAAACATCGCTTCGCGCTTGATGCGGCCGGCCTTCTCGCGCAGGCGCTTGCCGCCGCGCTTTACCTTCCGCGGCGCGTACGCCGAGCCGTCCGGATTCCGCTGCGCGGCGACGCGCGACTGCTGCGCGCGGCGCAGATCGCGGCCGAGCTCGCGCAGCATTTGACGACGGGCGGCCGGCGATAGCTTCGCGAGCAGCGCGCCGGCCCATTTTTCGAGCGCTTGAAGATCGTTCTTCATGCGAGCCACTCGTCGGCCGCGTCGTCGATGTGCTCGACCGTCCGGTTGCCGTCGTCGTCCGTTCCGACCACGACGCTTTCCGACAGCTTCACCTTGAGCCCGAGGTCGACCGCGTTGTTCGACAGAACGTCCGCGACAAACGTGATGCCGTCGCGGCGCGCGTCCCGGTTCGTCACGAGGTCCGGCTGATTCGCGCGCGCCCACTCGACGACGGCGATCATTACGTCGTCCGCGCTGCCGATGAAGTCGCGAATGATGATCTCGCACTCGTATTCGTAGTCGAACGACGCCGTGCGCGTGCCCGTCGCTTCGATCCGGCCTTCGTTGACGAACACGAGCAGTTGATCCGGCGACGCGTTGAGCTGCGGCAACGCGGCGACGAGCGCCGCACGCAGGCTGTTCGGCTTATTCATGGCCGTCCGCCCGCCACATGCGCGCCTGGCACGTCGCGATCATGTCGACTTCGGACGCGCAGCGCGCCCACGCCGCGCGCGCGACGTGCAGCGCGTCGCTCAGCTCACCGTTGGTTCGTGGCGCCATCGCCGGCATCGTGCAGCGCGTCACGCTCGCGCATTCGTTGAGCGTAATCGTCGGCGCCGGTGAGGGCGGGGCTTGCGTGCAGGCGCACAACGTCGTCAGGCAGAGCGCCAGCAGCCCAGGTGCGC harbors:
- a CDS encoding cytochrome c1 — its product is MKKLLSTLAMFIVSACLLTSVSVRAEEGEFPLDRAPDNTENLVSLQHGAQLFVNYCLNCHSANLMRYNRLTDLGISQKEIEANLLFTTDKVGNTMSVAMRPEDAKTWLGAAPPDLSVEARARSRDWLYTYLRTFYRDDTRPTGWNNAVFPNVGMPHVLWQLQGERIAKFEEKKDEETGEKVNKLVGFQQVTPGTLSPVDYDAAVGDLVAYLSWMSEPAQQTRKRLGVWVLLFLGVLTFFAWRLNAAYWKDIK
- a CDS encoding DNA methyltransferase, whose protein sequence is MSSSLDVANFELRHSDVIDVEAALKPAAKKSKKTDRVNTGVATNDLVHSAYVDSNDAVFPNVLELYVAPGSVIADVTYGRGVFWKNVDLEEYEIYFSDLKKTGIPEFVRGGIDSRKLPYGDESMDAVVFDPPYMHTPGGTAHNGHQNFENYYANNAEQDHDVVQQIWEETNGKPPKYHEAVLDLYFRSAREAMRVLKPDGIYIVKCQDEVCTNRQRLTHVEITIELEKRGFVTEDLFVVVQTGRPGVSRLKTKQYHARKNHSYFMVYRKPKAKKRARK
- the petA gene encoding ubiquinol-cytochrome c reductase iron-sulfur subunit — its product is MRDKEEERVDSGRRTWLIATSVAGGVGGVATVVPFAASLAPSARAKAAGAPVEVDISALKPGEMLTVAWRGKPVWVLNRTDAMLADVVKADKEVADPQSKSPYSMPLPAYCANEYRSRADRKNILVVMAVCTHLGCTPSPRFTPGPQPNLPDDWPGGFLCPCHGSTYDLAGRVFKNKPAPQNLDVPPYMFTSATMLVIGKDEKGEA
- a CDS encoding glutathione S-transferase N-terminal domain-containing protein; translated protein: MMVLYSGTTCPFSQRCRLVLFEKGMDFEIRDVDLFNKPEDIAVMNPYGQVPILVERDLILYESNIINEYIDERFPHPQLMPADPVQRARARLFLLNFEKELFVHVSTLENEKGKAAEKSHEKARLAIRDRLTQLAPIFLKNKYMLGEEFSMLDVAIAPLLWRLDHYGIDLSKNAAPLMKYAERIFSRPAYIEALTPSEKVMRR
- a CDS encoding DUF4224 domain-containing protein produces the protein MQEYPRRGPQRGAGAYLGRQELRELTGTPQRARQILWLAQQGWPHVVDVHGRVLVARAYHDKQMGIIESKHTRSLQLTSPASLNLGAV
- a CDS encoding Nif3-like dinuclear metal center hexameric protein, with the translated sequence MDRIELELYLNNTLEIERFKDYSPNGLQVEGRRKIERIATGVTASLAFLDRALEWGADAVLVHHGYFWRNEAPQITGRKYQRLKRLLANDLNLFAFHLPLDAHPEFGNNAQLGERLGLIGDARFGDQDLGWLATLPMPVTLEHFTAKVENTLGRTPLVLGDADQQLRRVAWCTGGAQSYFDAAIDAGADVFLTGEVSEYVTHASAESGVAFVAAGHHATERFGIQALGQHLSERFDLEHIFIDIHNPV
- a CDS encoding ClpXP protease specificity-enhancing factor produces the protein MQEISTKPYLLRALYEWCTDNGYTPHIAVRVDKSTRVPRQFVRDGEIVLNISFEATSQLQMGNEWIEFTARFSGKAHKIEVPIANVLAIYARENGQGMAFQVDVVAEAGDDGGGEALAAADDGDDVGGQAAVTDGARGAADAAPESGDRADEPPKSDGDGDRAKGGRPRLKIVK
- a CDS encoding phage tail protein is translated as MNKPNSLRAALVAALPQLNASPDQLLVFVNEGRIEATGTRTASFDYEYECEIIIRDFIGSADDVMIAVVEWARANQPDLVTNRDARRDGITFVADVLSNNAVDLGLKVKLSESVVVGTDDDGNRTVEHIDDAADEWLA
- a CDS encoding phage virion morphogenesis protein is translated as MKNDLQALEKWAGALLAKLSPAARRQMLRELGRDLRRAQQSRVAAQRNPDGSAYAPRKVKRGGKRLREKAGRIKREAMFRKLRAARYLRIDVDDAGLAIGFDERLSRIARVHQEGKKAPVEPGGPLAQYPVRVVLGFADADRELVRDRLLRHLNR
- the lysC gene encoding Rz1-like lysis system protein LysC (LysC is an Rz1-like component of a phage lytic system, substantially overlapping although not fully embedded in the gene for the Rz-like LysB component.), which gives rise to MKTPPCAPGLLALCLTTLCACTQAPPSPAPTITLNECASVTRCTMPAMAPRTNGELSDALHVARAAWARCASEVDMIATCQARMWRADGHE
- a CDS encoding cytochrome b, which translates into the protein MATDNKEISTTGLLGWVDRRFPLTSTWKQHLSEYYAPKNFNVWYFFGSLALLVLVNQIVTGIFLTMNYKPDSTLAFASVEYIMREVPWGWLIRYMHSTGASMFFVVVYLHMFRGLLYGSYRKPRELVWIFGCAIFLCLMAEAFFGYLLPWGQMSFWGAQVIVNLFSAIPFIGPDLSLWIRGDYVVSDVTLNRFFAFHVIAIPLVLLGLVVAHLIALHEVGSNNPDGIEIKEKKDEKGVPLDGIPFHPYYSVHDFFGVCVFLMVFAAILFFMPEMGGYFLEANNFIPANPLQTPPEIAPVWYFTAFYAMLRATTDPFKIVLMIVLVASGLLALVRARGKWKIALPALAAALVVFMYFTESKFWGVVVMGAAVVTLFFLPWLDRSPVKSIRYRPFFHKVFFGIFVAVFLTLAFLGTRPPSPAATLIAQVCALVYFAFFLGMPFWTPLGKFKQPPERVRFKSH